One segment of Variovorax sp. PAMC28562 DNA contains the following:
- a CDS encoding PP2C family protein-serine/threonine phosphatase has product MKFSVFQVSRKGGRLKNEDRMGYCYTRESGLFVLADGMGGHPEGEVAAQLALQTIAALYQREARPIVKDVKAFLTSSVMAAHQQIMRYAGTKAMLDTPRTTVVAAVLQGTTATWIHCGDSRLYVVRDGTLLMRTRDHSHAERPRANAGNEPVNRNLLLTCLGSPTAPLFDISPPLQLQRGDRIMLCSDGVWGVLDDAVIVHTLSSGKPVSDAAPDLAEMALRNGGSHSDNVTLIALEWELPDAPGYERGVSTDSVGDGVFASTIQAGMPSDSELDDLDDDAIERSIAEINEAIRRSASRKT; this is encoded by the coding sequence ATGAAATTCTCAGTATTCCAGGTTAGCCGCAAGGGCGGCCGTCTCAAGAACGAAGACCGCATGGGGTATTGCTACACGCGGGAGTCCGGCCTGTTCGTGCTGGCCGACGGCATGGGCGGCCATCCCGAGGGCGAGGTGGCGGCGCAGCTTGCGCTGCAAACCATCGCGGCGTTGTATCAGCGCGAGGCACGGCCCATCGTCAAGGACGTCAAGGCCTTCCTGACCTCGTCGGTCATGGCCGCGCACCAGCAAATCATGCGGTACGCAGGCACCAAGGCAATGCTCGACACGCCGCGTACGACCGTGGTGGCCGCGGTGCTCCAGGGCACCACGGCCACGTGGATTCATTGCGGCGACTCCCGCCTCTACGTGGTCCGCGACGGCACCTTGCTGATGCGCACCCGCGACCATTCCCATGCCGAGCGCCCACGCGCCAATGCGGGCAACGAGCCGGTCAATCGCAACCTCTTGCTGACCTGTCTCGGTTCGCCCACGGCACCGCTGTTCGACATTTCACCGCCCCTGCAATTGCAGCGCGGCGACCGCATCATGTTGTGCTCCGATGGCGTTTGGGGTGTGCTCGACGACGCGGTTATCGTGCACACGCTGTCGTCCGGCAAGCCGGTGTCCGATGCTGCCCCTGATCTGGCCGAGATGGCGCTGCGCAACGGCGGCAGCCACAGCGACAACGTCACTCTTATCGCCCTCGAATGGGAGCTGCCCGACGCCCCGGGTTACGAGCGCGGCGTGTCGACCGACAGCGTCGGCGACGGCGTATTCGCCTCGACCATCCAGGCGGGCATGCCGTCGGACAGCGAACTCGACGATCTCGATGACGATGCCATCGAGCGCTCCATCGCCGAGATCAACGAAGCCATCCGCCGTTCCGCTTCGCGCAAGACCTGA
- a CDS encoding YicC/YloC family endoribonuclease has translation MPVYSMTGYASGQNGPVGSQSEADPRPPATGRLGVEIRSVNSRFLDLTFKLPEELRQHEPALRDLIIGRLKRGKVEVRASIESTAQAGVTEPSVKLLQRLNGVQDGIKAWLPGARDLSVADVLRLAGGDGAAVRGDWAADLSEVTSKALDALMSARQREGTRLAKMLEEHLGQLRVLAKQAVPLVPKLVEQQRAKFLERWQDAMGLTGGTLPEAAQDRALTEATAFAIRIDVAEELTRLNSHLDEIERLVKKGGEIGKRLDFLIQELHREANTLGAKSAALELTRIGVDMKVLIEQMREQVQNIE, from the coding sequence ATGCCAGTTTACAGCATGACCGGCTATGCCAGCGGCCAAAACGGCCCGGTTGGCAGCCAATCCGAGGCCGATCCGCGGCCCCCTGCGACCGGCCGACTCGGAGTCGAAATCCGATCGGTCAACAGCCGCTTTCTCGACCTGACTTTCAAGCTGCCGGAAGAACTGCGCCAGCACGAACCCGCGTTGCGCGACCTGATCATCGGCCGGCTCAAGCGCGGCAAAGTCGAGGTGCGAGCATCGATAGAAAGCACTGCGCAAGCGGGCGTGACCGAGCCTTCGGTCAAGTTGCTGCAACGCCTGAACGGCGTGCAGGACGGCATCAAGGCCTGGCTCCCCGGCGCACGCGACCTGAGTGTGGCCGACGTGCTGCGCCTGGCTGGCGGCGACGGTGCCGCAGTACGCGGCGACTGGGCTGCCGACCTGTCAGAAGTCACGAGCAAGGCGCTCGACGCGCTGATGTCCGCGCGGCAACGCGAAGGCACCCGACTGGCCAAGATGCTGGAGGAGCATCTCGGCCAATTGCGCGTGTTGGCAAAGCAAGCTGTTCCGCTGGTGCCGAAGCTCGTCGAACAGCAGCGCGCCAAATTTCTGGAGCGCTGGCAAGATGCCATGGGCCTTACCGGCGGCACCTTGCCGGAGGCTGCGCAAGACCGTGCGCTGACCGAAGCAACCGCTTTTGCCATCCGCATCGACGTGGCCGAAGAACTGACCCGACTCAATTCGCACCTCGACGAGATCGAGCGTCTGGTCAAAAAAGGCGGAGAAATCGGCAAACGGCTCGACTTTTTGATTCAGGAACTGCATCGCGAGGCCAACACGTTGGGTGCGAAATCGGCAGCGCTCGAACTCACTCGCATCGGCGTCGACATGAAAGTGTTGATCGAACAGATGCGCGAGCAGGTGCAAAACATCGAATGA
- a CDS encoding TetR/AcrR family transcriptional regulator, with protein sequence MLNFEFLEGKRRPRGRPSAVQAAELRESFLAAALQSFLEKGYAATSIEAISRDAGVAKITIYRQFENKEALFHEVVHRAVGSARNTMHATVVREGADERELLLDLVERMYLGATEPETLALLRLVIAEAVRFPELAKSLYAENSYVLGPVVDYLTEAHRSGRLNVPSPELAAVQLSTLAFGGVRFFISKPLAGSAERRLWAEGIVDLVLQGWSPRSALDLAPNPMPDGMSAINA encoded by the coding sequence ATGCTGAACTTCGAGTTTCTGGAGGGAAAACGGCGACCTCGTGGCCGACCCAGCGCCGTGCAGGCAGCAGAACTGCGCGAATCTTTCCTCGCGGCAGCACTGCAATCGTTTCTGGAAAAGGGGTATGCGGCGACTAGCATCGAGGCCATCTCCCGCGATGCCGGCGTCGCCAAGATCACGATTTACCGCCAGTTCGAGAACAAGGAGGCGCTGTTCCACGAGGTCGTGCACAGGGCGGTCGGCAGTGCGCGCAACACCATGCACGCCACCGTCGTGCGGGAGGGCGCCGATGAGCGCGAGCTGTTGCTCGACCTGGTCGAGCGCATGTACCTCGGCGCGACAGAGCCGGAAACTCTGGCGCTACTCCGGCTGGTCATCGCGGAAGCCGTCCGCTTTCCTGAACTGGCCAAGTCGCTCTACGCGGAGAACAGCTACGTGCTCGGCCCTGTGGTCGACTACCTTACCGAGGCCCATCGCTCCGGTCGCCTCAACGTGCCGTCGCCCGAGCTCGCGGCAGTGCAACTGTCGACACTGGCCTTTGGCGGCGTGCGCTTTTTCATCTCGAAACCGTTGGCCGGTTCCGCCGAACGGCGGCTCTGGGCCGAGGGCATCGTCGATCTGGTGCTGCAAGGCTGGTCGCCTCGATCTGCACTCGATCTGGCGCCGAATCCAATGCCCGACGGCATGTCCGCAATCAACGCTTAA
- the gmk gene encoding guanylate kinase, whose amino-acid sequence MDYPGNIFVVAAPSGAGKSSLVKALMELDSAVQPSVSHTTRPPRGQEKHGREYFFASHPEFDAMVASDAFVEWAHVHGQRYGTSKRAIEERIAQGADVILEIDFQGAIQIRKTFANAVMIFILPPSWEELRSRLERRGEDSASVIELRLQNAADEMARANEFDFVIINELFERALFDLKAIVHAQRLRYSAQRRARAETFAALNIP is encoded by the coding sequence ATGGACTATCCCGGCAACATTTTCGTGGTCGCGGCGCCGAGCGGCGCCGGCAAATCGAGTCTGGTGAAGGCGTTGATGGAGCTCGATTCGGCGGTGCAGCCATCGGTCTCGCATACGACACGGCCTCCGCGAGGCCAGGAAAAGCACGGGCGCGAGTACTTCTTTGCGTCGCATCCCGAATTCGACGCAATGGTCGCATCTGATGCTTTCGTCGAGTGGGCGCACGTGCATGGTCAGCGCTACGGGACCTCGAAACGCGCCATCGAAGAGCGCATCGCCCAAGGCGCGGACGTCATCCTGGAAATCGACTTTCAGGGCGCGATCCAGATTCGCAAGACGTTTGCGAACGCGGTCATGATCTTTATCTTGCCACCCAGTTGGGAAGAGTTGCGGTCGCGCCTGGAGCGGCGCGGCGAAGACAGCGCGTCGGTTATCGAGCTGCGCCTGCAGAACGCAGCCGACGAGATGGCGCGTGCCAATGAATTCGACTTCGTTATAATCAACGAGTTATTTGAGCGTGCGCTTTTTGACCTGAAAGCCATTGTTCACGCACAACGGCTTCGTTATTCCGCACAGCGCCGAGCCCGTGCCGAAACCTTCGCAGCGCTCAATATTCCCTGA
- the hemW gene encoding radical SAM family heme chaperone HemW gives MRPGPLQLAALPPLSLYVHLPWCLRKCPYCDFNSHEWRAGKSSADSSADSTADIPEQRYLDALVADLDAALPLIWGRTVHTIFIGGGTPSLFSPDAIDRLLGDLRARLKLAPDCEISMEANPGTFERNRFRAYRAAGVTRLSIGVQSFNDTHLKALGRVHDGAQAIAAVEEAASAFDTFNLDLMYALPGQTLEQLDADLQQALALAPPHLSVYHLTIEPNTYFAKFPPVIPEDDDAYAMLDRITERTGQLGLARYEVSAYAREGHRCAHNLNYWQFGDYLGIGAGAHSKLSFAHRVVRQVRLREPRRYMDGALAGAAVAQSEDVAIADLPFEFMLNALRLKEGFALAQFGERTGLATTTIQRGMEEAERKGLIKRDLRHVWPTERGLDFLSDLQTMFLPPA, from the coding sequence ATGCGCCCTGGCCCGCTGCAACTCGCCGCGCTGCCGCCCCTGTCGCTCTACGTGCATCTGCCATGGTGCCTGCGCAAATGCCCCTATTGCGACTTCAACTCGCACGAGTGGCGCGCCGGCAAAAGCAGCGCCGACAGCAGCGCCGACAGCACTGCCGACATCCCCGAGCAGCGCTACCTGGATGCGTTGGTCGCAGACCTGGATGCCGCGCTGCCGCTGATCTGGGGCCGCACCGTTCACACGATATTCATCGGCGGCGGCACTCCCAGTCTTTTCTCGCCCGACGCAATCGACCGTCTGCTCGGCGACCTGCGCGCGCGCCTGAAGCTCGCGCCCGACTGCGAGATCTCGATGGAAGCCAACCCCGGCACCTTCGAGCGCAACCGCTTTCGCGCCTACCGCGCCGCAGGCGTCACACGCCTGTCGATCGGTGTGCAGAGCTTCAACGACACGCACCTTAAAGCGCTCGGCCGGGTACATGACGGAGCGCAGGCAATTGCAGCGGTCGAGGAGGCTGCCAGCGCCTTCGATACTTTCAACCTCGACCTGATGTACGCGCTCCCGGGTCAGACGCTGGAGCAGCTCGATGCCGATCTGCAGCAGGCGCTGGCCCTTGCGCCGCCGCATCTGTCGGTCTATCACCTGACGATCGAGCCCAACACTTACTTCGCGAAGTTTCCGCCGGTGATCCCGGAAGACGACGATGCCTACGCGATGCTGGACCGCATCACCGAGCGCACCGGCCAACTCGGCCTGGCGCGCTACGAAGTCTCCGCCTACGCACGCGAAGGTCACCGCTGCGCCCACAACCTCAATTACTGGCAGTTCGGTGACTACCTCGGCATAGGAGCCGGGGCGCACAGCAAGCTGAGCTTTGCACACCGCGTCGTGCGTCAAGTGCGCCTGCGCGAGCCCCGCCGCTACATGGACGGTGCGCTGGCCGGCGCCGCAGTAGCGCAGAGCGAAGACGTCGCCATTGCCGACCTGCCATTCGAATTCATGCTGAACGCACTGCGCCTGAAAGAAGGCTTCGCGCTGGCGCAGTTTGGCGAGCGCACCGGCCTCGCCACCACAACGATCCAGCGTGGAATGGAGGAGGCAGAGCGCAAGGGTTTGATCAAGCGCGATCTGCGCCATGTATGGCCGACCGAACGTGGGCTCGACTTTCTGAGCGATTTGCAGACAATGTTTCTCCCACCAGCCTGA
- the rpoZ gene encoding DNA-directed RNA polymerase subunit omega, whose protein sequence is MARITVEDCLLQIPNRFQLVLAATYRARMLSQGHAPKIESKNKPCVTALREIAEGKIGIEMLKKVPG, encoded by the coding sequence ATGGCCCGCATCACCGTCGAAGATTGCCTGTTGCAAATCCCGAACCGCTTTCAACTCGTGCTCGCCGCGACCTACCGCGCCCGCATGCTGAGCCAGGGCCATGCACCCAAGATTGAAAGCAAGAACAAGCCTTGCGTGACCGCACTGCGCGAGATTGCAGAAGGCAAAATCGGCATTGAAATGCTCAAGAAGGTTCCGGGCTGA
- the rdgB gene encoding RdgB/HAM1 family non-canonical purine NTP pyrophosphatase: MKLVLASNNAGKLAELQILLAPLSVTLVRQSELGVEEAEEPFRTFVENALAKARHASAATGLPAVADDAGLCVEAFGGLPGVDTAFYATQFGYAKGDDNNVRALLEQMADIDDRRAALVSTLVALRSAEDPEPLIAIGRAPGEITRVPTGANGFGFDPVMFLPQLGKTFAELTAEQKNAHSHRGQAARAMLQLMRERW, from the coding sequence ATGAAACTCGTACTGGCTTCAAATAACGCAGGCAAGCTCGCCGAACTTCAAATCCTGCTGGCGCCGCTGAGCGTGACGCTGGTGCGGCAGTCGGAGCTGGGTGTCGAGGAAGCCGAAGAGCCGTTTCGCACCTTCGTCGAGAACGCGCTCGCCAAGGCGCGCCATGCTTCAGCGGCGACCGGGTTGCCGGCGGTCGCCGACGATGCCGGTCTCTGCGTCGAAGCATTCGGCGGCCTGCCAGGTGTCGACACCGCTTTCTACGCGACGCAGTTCGGCTACGCCAAGGGCGACGACAACAACGTGCGTGCGCTGCTCGAGCAGATGGCCGACATCGACGATCGCCGCGCCGCGCTGGTCAGCACGCTGGTCGCGCTGCGCAGTGCCGAAGACCCCGAACCGCTGATCGCCATCGGTCGCGCGCCTGGCGAAATCACCCGCGTGCCCACCGGCGCCAACGGCTTCGGTTTCGACCCGGTGATGTTTTTGCCGCAGCTCGGCAAGACTTTCGCCGAGTTGACGGCCGAGCAGAAAAACGCGCACAGCCATCGCGGCCAAGCAGCGCGGGCGATGCTTCAATTGATGCGCGAGCGCTGGTGA
- the rph gene encoding ribonuclease PH has translation MTAFTRSGGRAADALRPVRITRGFTIHAEGSVLIEFGQTRVLCTASVEERVPPHKKGSGEGWVTAEYGMLPRATHTRSSREAAKGKQTGRTQEIQRLIGRSMRAVFDLAALGERTIHLDCDVLQADGGTRTAAITGAFVAAQDAVDKLLASGALKASPIKGHVAAISVGIVEGTPLLDLEYIEDSTCDTDMNVVMTGAGHFVEVQGTAEGAAFSRDEMSQLLALAEKGIGELIVMQQQALSSK, from the coding sequence ATGACTGCTTTCACACGAAGCGGAGGCCGCGCCGCCGACGCCCTGCGCCCCGTGCGCATCACCCGCGGCTTCACGATCCATGCCGAAGGCTCGGTACTGATCGAGTTCGGCCAGACGCGCGTGCTCTGCACCGCATCGGTCGAAGAGCGCGTGCCACCGCACAAGAAGGGCAGCGGCGAAGGCTGGGTCACGGCCGAATACGGCATGCTGCCGCGCGCCACGCACACCCGCAGCAGCCGTGAAGCAGCCAAGGGCAAGCAAACCGGCCGCACGCAGGAAATCCAGCGCCTCATCGGCCGTTCGATGCGCGCGGTATTCGACCTGGCTGCCTTGGGCGAACGAACCATCCATCTCGATTGCGACGTGCTGCAGGCCGATGGCGGCACGCGCACCGCCGCCATCACCGGCGCCTTCGTCGCCGCGCAGGATGCGGTCGACAAGTTGCTGGCGTCCGGCGCGCTGAAGGCATCGCCCATCAAGGGACACGTGGCGGCCATCTCGGTCGGCATCGTCGAAGGCACGCCCCTGCTCGATCTGGAATACATCGAAGACTCGACCTGCGATACCGACATGAACGTCGTGATGACCGGCGCCGGCCATTTCGTCGAAGTGCAGGGTACGGCCGAAGGCGCAGCGTTTTCGCGCGATGAGATGAGCCAACTGCTGGCCTTGGCAGAAAAGGGCATCGGCGAGCTGATCGTCATGCAGCAGCAGGCCCTGTCGTCCAAGTGA
- a CDS encoding DUF6502 family protein — protein sequence MFAFASCDRSLRKPLIDERLGWALSVCARVMRPLIRLALNMGVKHRDLEELVRDLLLEEARTSWREKGVEPNISQLSITTGLNRKAVTLKVRAPTDALPHTDMSAASKTLTAWLELVSTLPDLKTLPVTAAEPLLSFEMLARRSSRGNHHHRAVLDELTRLHMVEEKDGRATLAVAGFVPADDVRSMLAFLGDNARDHLLAGVSNTFGRAPQMLERSVFAGGLTLDDCGAIQQLARLRWDALHHELAGLMTKAVDAAEGHGGARIRVGVYAYHEERAAAAAKPAATD from the coding sequence TTGTTCGCTTTCGCGTCCTGCGATCGCTCGTTGAGGAAACCGTTGATTGATGAACGCTTAGGCTGGGCGCTTTCGGTCTGCGCGCGCGTCATGCGTCCCTTGATCCGCCTTGCCCTGAATATGGGGGTCAAGCATCGTGACCTCGAAGAGTTGGTGCGCGATCTGCTGCTTGAGGAGGCACGGACATCCTGGCGTGAAAAAGGAGTCGAACCCAACATCAGCCAGTTGTCGATCACCACCGGACTCAATCGCAAGGCGGTCACGCTCAAGGTCAGAGCACCAACGGACGCACTGCCGCACACCGACATGTCAGCCGCCTCCAAGACCTTGACGGCGTGGCTTGAGCTCGTAAGCACGTTGCCCGATCTCAAAACACTCCCGGTCACTGCCGCGGAGCCGCTGCTCAGCTTCGAGATGTTGGCCCGACGCTCGAGCCGCGGGAACCACCATCATCGCGCCGTGCTTGACGAGTTGACGCGACTGCATATGGTCGAGGAAAAGGATGGCCGCGCCACGTTGGCAGTCGCTGGCTTCGTGCCCGCCGACGATGTGCGATCCATGCTGGCGTTCCTCGGCGACAACGCACGGGATCATCTGCTCGCCGGCGTGTCGAACACGTTTGGTCGGGCGCCCCAGATGCTGGAGCGGTCGGTTTTCGCTGGCGGCCTCACGCTCGACGATTGCGGTGCGATCCAGCAACTGGCGCGACTGCGATGGGACGCTTTGCATCACGAACTTGCCGGGCTGATGACAAAGGCCGTCGATGCGGCCGAAGGCCATGGCGGTGCTCGGATTCGCGTGGGCGTCTATGCCTATCACGAAGAGCGCGCTGCAGCAGCGGCGAAACCTGCCGCGACCGACTGA
- a CDS encoding RelA/SpoT family protein, producing MSAVVKPHSSVPKGSPRPSPAALNAAAASFAALTARLDYLNAEDTEQVRRAYRFADEAHLGQLRNSGEPYITHPIAVAAQCAEWKLDAQALMAALLHDAIEDCGVTKPELIERFGAPVAELVDGLTKLDKLQFNTREENQAESFRKMLLAMARDVRVILVKLADRTHNMRTLDDAPREKWARIAGETLEIYAPIAHRLGLNQTYRELQELSFRHLRPWRYAILAKAVSKARGRRRDLIQKVQRELESTFTAAGMVVRIAGREKTLYSIYQKMEEKHLSFAQVTDIYGFRIIVPNVIACYTGLGILHQMYKPLPGKFKDHIAIAKLNGYQSLHTTLVGPSGVSVEFQLRTEAMHVVAESGVAAHWLYKAAEPNATGADRLGTKWLQSLLDIQHETRDAAEFWDHVKVDLFPDAVYVFTPKSQIMALPRGATVVDFAYAIHSRIGDHTSAARINGDQVPLRTELKNGDVVEVITAPVSTPNPAWLGFVRTGRARSKIRHYLKTLAHAESEGLGEKLLAQALRAEGLATLPSAEPENQVIWEKLLRFTGSRTRAELLTDIGLGKRIASIVAKRLMALLAERGEKPDALLLSRERFTAQETVSQGAVTLDGSENSSVRFALCCRPIPGDGIVGYLGHGEGLVVHTDACGVGQRLHYKDSERFFAVEWADDPVRAFETGVVVTVRNDKGVLARVAATLATAEADITHVEMADETPQESTDMRFVIAVRDTTHLESVLRAVKRTPSVLSASRTVPAP from the coding sequence ATGAGCGCGGTCGTCAAACCTCATTCCAGTGTCCCCAAAGGCTCGCCACGTCCGAGTCCGGCAGCGCTGAACGCGGCCGCAGCGAGCTTTGCCGCGCTCACCGCCCGCCTCGATTACCTGAACGCAGAAGACACTGAGCAGGTCCGTCGCGCCTACCGTTTCGCGGACGAAGCGCACCTGGGGCAATTGCGCAACAGCGGCGAGCCGTACATCACCCACCCCATCGCGGTCGCGGCGCAATGTGCCGAGTGGAAGCTCGACGCGCAAGCGTTGATGGCCGCCTTGTTGCATGACGCCATCGAAGACTGCGGCGTCACCAAGCCTGAACTGATCGAACGCTTTGGGGCACCCGTCGCGGAGCTGGTCGATGGCCTCACCAAGCTCGACAAGCTGCAGTTCAACACGCGAGAAGAGAATCAGGCCGAGTCATTCCGAAAGATGCTGCTGGCGATGGCACGCGATGTGCGCGTCATCCTGGTGAAACTGGCCGACCGCACGCACAACATGCGGACGCTGGACGACGCACCGCGCGAAAAATGGGCGCGCATCGCGGGCGAGACGCTCGAGATTTATGCGCCGATCGCACACCGGCTCGGGCTGAACCAGACCTACCGCGAATTGCAGGAGTTGTCGTTTCGGCACCTGCGACCATGGCGCTACGCCATCCTCGCCAAAGCCGTCTCCAAGGCGCGCGGTCGTCGGCGTGACCTGATTCAAAAAGTGCAACGGGAGCTGGAGAGCACATTCACCGCGGCGGGCATGGTGGTGCGAATTGCCGGTCGCGAGAAAACGCTTTACTCGATCTACCAGAAGATGGAAGAAAAGCACCTGAGCTTTGCGCAGGTGACCGACATCTATGGATTCCGGATCATCGTGCCGAATGTCATCGCCTGCTACACCGGCCTTGGCATCCTTCACCAGATGTACAAGCCGCTGCCCGGCAAATTCAAAGACCATATCGCGATCGCCAAACTGAACGGCTATCAGTCGCTGCACACGACGCTGGTCGGCCCGTCGGGCGTCAGCGTCGAGTTTCAACTGCGGACCGAGGCGATGCACGTGGTCGCAGAATCAGGTGTCGCGGCACACTGGCTCTACAAAGCCGCGGAGCCAAATGCCACCGGTGCCGATCGCCTGGGCACGAAGTGGCTGCAATCGTTGCTCGACATCCAGCACGAGACGCGCGATGCCGCCGAGTTCTGGGACCACGTCAAGGTCGATCTTTTCCCGGATGCCGTGTACGTTTTCACGCCCAAGAGCCAGATCATGGCGCTGCCTCGCGGCGCGACGGTGGTGGACTTCGCTTACGCCATTCACAGCCGGATCGGCGATCACACGTCTGCAGCGCGGATCAACGGCGACCAGGTTCCGTTGCGCACGGAGCTGAAAAATGGCGACGTGGTCGAAGTCATCACCGCGCCGGTGTCGACCCCAAATCCGGCTTGGCTCGGCTTCGTGCGAACGGGCCGCGCGCGATCGAAGATTCGCCACTATCTCAAGACCCTCGCGCACGCTGAATCCGAAGGTCTTGGCGAGAAACTGCTGGCGCAAGCTCTGCGCGCGGAAGGCCTCGCCACGCTGCCATCCGCGGAGCCGGAAAACCAGGTCATCTGGGAAAAGCTGTTGCGCTTTACCGGAAGCCGCACGCGCGCCGAATTGCTTACCGATATCGGCCTGGGCAAGCGCATCGCCAGCATCGTGGCCAAGCGCTTGATGGCGCTGCTCGCCGAGCGGGGCGAAAAGCCCGATGCGCTGCTACTCAGCCGCGAGCGCTTTACCGCGCAAGAAACCGTGTCGCAAGGCGCGGTGACGCTGGACGGCAGCGAAAACTCTTCGGTGCGCTTCGCCCTGTGTTGCAGGCCTATTCCTGGCGACGGGATCGTCGGCTATCTCGGGCACGGCGAAGGCCTGGTAGTGCACACCGACGCCTGCGGTGTCGGGCAGCGCCTGCACTACAAGGACAGCGAACGGTTCTTTGCCGTCGAGTGGGCGGACGATCCTGTGCGTGCATTCGAAACCGGCGTCGTGGTCACGGTGCGCAACGACAAGGGTGTGCTGGCGCGGGTCGCGGCGACCTTGGCGACTGCGGAGGCCGACATCACGCACGTTGAAATGGCCGACGAGACGCCACAGGAATCGACCGATATGCGCTTCGTCATTGCGGTACGGGACACAACGCACCTGGAATCGGTGTTGCGGGCGGTGAAGCGGACGCCTTCGGTGCTTTCCGCTTCGCGGACAGTGCCCGCGCCCTGA
- a CDS encoding serine/threonine protein kinase yields MSKVKPSPLLPDTIIGGYRVIRRLSAGGFGVVYLAVDHSGQQVAIKEYLPSSLATRGMGELAPQVSPEKLSLYRLGLKSFFEEGRSLAQISHASVVSVLNFFRENETVYMVMNYLEGATLQDFIVTARDLKKQKVFRESTIRSLFDEILRGLRIVHQHKMLHLDIKPANIFVTDDDRAVMIDFGAAREVLSKEGNFIRPMYTPGFAAPEMYRRDSSMGPWTDIYAIGACIYACMQGYPPNDAPQRIEKDRLGLSLSRLRGIYSDNMIEVVEWCMSLDPLSRPQSVFALQKELSREGERHYTKLTVGEKVRLSIDNMRSFDKKGLPKAAAPTTRPA; encoded by the coding sequence ATGTCAAAGGTCAAACCTTCGCCCCTGCTGCCCGACACCATCATCGGCGGCTACCGAGTGATCCGCCGTCTTTCAGCGGGCGGCTTCGGCGTGGTCTATCTGGCCGTCGACCACAGCGGCCAGCAAGTCGCCATCAAGGAATACCTGCCGTCGTCTCTCGCGACCCGCGGCATGGGCGAACTGGCGCCGCAGGTGTCGCCCGAGAAGCTGTCGCTGTACCGGCTGGGGCTCAAAAGCTTCTTTGAAGAAGGCCGATCGCTGGCGCAAATTTCCCACGCGTCGGTCGTCAGCGTGCTTAATTTCTTTCGCGAGAACGAGACCGTTTACATGGTCATGAACTACCTGGAGGGCGCGACCCTCCAGGACTTCATCGTGACCGCGCGCGACCTGAAGAAGCAAAAAGTATTCAGGGAGTCGACCATCCGGTCGTTGTTCGATGAGATCCTGCGTGGTCTGCGCATCGTGCATCAGCACAAAATGTTGCATCTCGACATCAAGCCCGCCAACATTTTCGTGACCGATGACGACCGCGCCGTGATGATCGACTTTGGCGCTGCGCGTGAAGTGCTTAGCAAAGAAGGCAATTTCATCCGACCGATGTACACACCCGGCTTCGCCGCTCCCGAGATGTACCGCCGCGACTCTTCGATGGGTCCGTGGACCGACATCTACGCCATCGGCGCCTGCATCTATGCCTGCATGCAGGGCTACCCGCCGAACGACGCGCCGCAGCGCATCGAAAAAGACCGGCTCGGCCTCTCGCTGTCGCGGCTGCGCGGCATCTATTCAGACAACATGATCGAGGTTGTCGAATGGTGCATGTCGCTCGACCCGCTGTCGCGCCCGCAGTCGGTGTTCGCGCTGCAAAAAGAACTAAGCCGTGAAGGCGAGCGTCACTACACCAAGCTCACCGTGGGCGAAAAGGTTCGCCTTTCCATCGACAACATGCGCTCCTTCGACAAGAAGGGGCTGCCGAAGGCGGCCGCGCCAACGACGCGACCCGCATGA